The Flavobacterium commune genome contains a region encoding:
- a CDS encoding Gfo/Idh/MocA family oxidoreductase, with protein MSKRENSRRIFLKQAILGSATVAIAPSLFANSASASEKEKVKLALVGIGNRGGQIAKDLYATGLCEIVALCDVDMGAKHTQEIMTMFPKAKQFKDFREMFDKASNEIEAVSVGTPDHSHFPICMMALSLGKHIYVEKPMACTFYEIELMMQAARKHPNVVTQVGNQGHSEANYFQFKAWKEAGIIKNVTEVVAHMNSPRRWHGWDPNIYKLPEGQPIPEGMDWNTWLMARPYHDYSEKYHQGNWRCWYDFGMGALGDWGAHILDTAHEFLDLGLPYEVNPIKLEGHNDYFFPMSSTIQFKFPKRGSMPPMNITWYDGVNNMPALPSGYGGSQLDPNIPTVAGAKLQEAKLNPGKIIYSDDLIFKGGTHGSTLSIIPSDKAKEMESKLPEVPVSTSNHFANFLLSCLGKEKTRSPFKIFGPLSQVFSLGVIAQRLNTPIQFDRNTKTITNNPFANALLTDVPPRKGWEEFYKL; from the coding sequence ATGAGTAAAAGAGAAAATTCAAGACGTATATTTTTAAAACAAGCTATATTAGGATCGGCTACAGTTGCTATAGCTCCGTCATTATTTGCAAATTCAGCTTCGGCATCCGAAAAAGAGAAGGTTAAGTTAGCTTTGGTAGGTATTGGTAACCGTGGCGGGCAAATTGCCAAGGATTTGTATGCTACTGGTTTGTGTGAAATCGTAGCGCTTTGTGATGTAGATATGGGAGCTAAGCACACACAGGAAATTATGACAATGTTTCCCAAAGCCAAACAGTTTAAAGATTTTCGGGAAATGTTTGATAAAGCGTCAAATGAAATCGAAGCAGTTTCTGTAGGTACACCAGATCATTCCCATTTCCCTATTTGCATGATGGCACTCTCTTTAGGAAAGCATATTTATGTTGAAAAACCTATGGCTTGCACCTTTTATGAAATTGAACTAATGATGCAGGCAGCCAGAAAACATCCTAATGTGGTAACCCAAGTGGGTAATCAGGGACATTCAGAGGCAAACTATTTCCAGTTTAAAGCATGGAAAGAAGCCGGGATTATCAAAAATGTAACTGAAGTGGTAGCCCACATGAATTCGCCCCGAAGATGGCATGGTTGGGATCCAAATATTTATAAACTTCCGGAAGGACAACCAATTCCCGAGGGTATGGATTGGAACACCTGGTTAATGGCCAGACCCTATCATGACTACAGCGAAAAGTACCATCAGGGTAACTGGCGTTGTTGGTATGATTTTGGAATGGGAGCACTGGGAGATTGGGGAGCTCATATTTTAGACACAGCCCATGAATTTCTAGATCTTGGACTGCCTTATGAAGTTAATCCGATTAAATTAGAAGGTCATAATGATTACTTCTTTCCTATGTCGTCCACAATCCAATTTAAATTCCCTAAAAGAGGTAGTATGCCACCTATGAATATTACTTGGTATGATGGTGTAAACAATATGCCAGCTTTACCATCCGGATATGGTGGTTCTCAATTGGATCCTAATATTCCAACAGTCGCTGGTGCAAAGTTGCAGGAGGCAAAGTTGAATCCCGGAAAAATAATTTACAGTGATGATCTTATTTTTAAAGGTGGTACGCACGGAAGTACTTTAAGCATCATTCCAAGTGACAAAGCCAAAGAAATGGAATCAAAGTTGCCAGAAGTTCCTGTAAGCACTTCTAATCATTTTGCTAATTTTCTGCTGTCCTGCTTGGGAAAAGAGAAAACCAGATCACCGTTTAAGATTTTTGGTCCACTGAGTCAGGTTTTCTCATTGGGAGTGATTGCTCAAAGATTAAATACACCTATTCAATTTGACAGAAATACAAAAACGATTACAAACAATCCGTTTGCTAATGCATTATTAACAGATGTCCCACCACGCAAAGGATGGGAAGAATTTTATAAACTTTGA
- a CDS encoding 3-keto-disaccharide hydrolase — MKKILLLTIVLLSSLVVQAQKDNSNTLTPQEVNEGWELLWDGKTTNGWRGARMDTFPTKGWSIANGSLKVHSTDGGESSNGGDIVTVKKYKNFILKVDFKITKGANSGIKYFVDSDLNKGAGSAIGCEFQILDDENHPDAKNGVRGNRTLGSLYDLITSKRDKNFKFDKNDFNTATIIVQNEKVEHWLNGVKLVEYTRNNQMWDALVAYSKYKDWPNFGNAAEGNILLQDHGNEVFFKNIKIKVLK; from the coding sequence ATGAAAAAAATATTGTTACTAACTATAGTGTTGCTTAGCAGTCTTGTTGTTCAGGCACAAAAAGACAATTCGAATACTTTAACCCCACAAGAAGTGAATGAGGGTTGGGAGTTACTATGGGATGGAAAAACGACCAATGGATGGAGAGGGGCAAGAATGGATACGTTTCCCACAAAAGGATGGAGTATTGCAAACGGTAGCTTAAAAGTACATAGCACTGATGGTGGAGAATCTTCTAATGGTGGGGATATTGTTACCGTTAAAAAGTATAAAAATTTCATTTTGAAAGTTGATTTTAAAATAACAAAAGGAGCTAATAGTGGAATAAAGTACTTTGTGGATTCTGATTTGAATAAAGGAGCAGGATCTGCAATTGGTTGTGAATTCCAAATATTAGATGATGAAAATCATCCTGATGCAAAAAATGGAGTCAGAGGAAATCGTACACTCGGATCCCTTTATGATTTAATTACCTCTAAAAGAGACAAGAATTTCAAGTTTGATAAGAACGACTTCAATACAGCCACAATCATAGTTCAAAATGAAAAAGTAGAACACTGGTTAAATGGAGTTAAACTTGTAGAATATACCCGAAATAACCAAATGTGGGATGCTTTAGTTGCCTACAGTAAATATAAGGATTGGCCAAATTTCGGAAACGCAGCAGAGGGTAATATTCTATTGCAAGACCATGGAAATGAAGTGTTTTTCAAAAATATAAAAATTAAAGTTTTAAAATAG
- a CDS encoding glycoside hydrolase family 43 protein: MINYSKLHNARVLAFGIFFLLNLSTVKAQKPIIQTKYTADPAPMVHNDTIFLYTSHDEDDAKGFKMLDWLLYTSTDMVNWTEHGAVASLKDFKWAKQDNGAWAVQCIERNGKFYLYCPMHGGGIGVLVSDSPYGPFIDPLGKRLVYSDHNIWDDIDPSPFIDDDGQAYLYWGNPHLYYVKLNADMISTSGEVVKVDSKPKNYQEGPWIWKRKNHYYLSYASTCCPEGIGYAMSNSATGPWEYKGMIIDASEKTRGNHPGIIDYKGKSYVFGHSYDLLKSETSTFYERRSVDAEQLVYNEDGTIKNYSYFTKEGPEQIETLNPFRRIEAETMAWSKGVKADKNKESGVYVTQIHNGDFIQIRGVDFAKGAKKIELIAASLNGGTIEIRLDNVDGDIIGISKIENTGGGQNWKTFKTKVKKVNGVHDLFFVFKGEQGELFNFDAWKFSK; the protein is encoded by the coding sequence ATGATTAATTATTCAAAATTGCATAATGCAAGGGTATTGGCTTTTGGGATATTTTTTCTTTTGAATCTTTCAACAGTAAAAGCCCAAAAACCAATAATTCAAACAAAATATACTGCCGATCCTGCACCAATGGTACATAATGATACCATATTTCTTTATACTTCACATGATGAAGATGATGCAAAAGGCTTTAAAATGCTCGATTGGTTGCTTTATACATCAACCGATATGGTCAATTGGACAGAACATGGAGCAGTTGCATCTTTAAAAGATTTTAAATGGGCTAAGCAGGATAACGGAGCCTGGGCAGTGCAGTGTATCGAACGAAATGGTAAATTTTATTTGTATTGTCCTATGCACGGTGGAGGTATAGGAGTATTAGTTTCAGATAGTCCGTATGGTCCATTTATAGATCCTCTGGGGAAGAGACTAGTCTATTCTGATCACAACATTTGGGACGATATAGATCCAAGTCCGTTTATTGATGATGATGGTCAGGCCTATTTGTATTGGGGAAATCCACATTTGTATTATGTGAAACTAAATGCGGATATGATTTCTACTTCTGGCGAAGTTGTAAAAGTAGATTCAAAGCCTAAAAATTATCAGGAAGGACCATGGATTTGGAAAAGAAAAAATCATTATTATTTGTCTTATGCTTCTACCTGTTGTCCGGAAGGTATTGGTTATGCCATGAGTAATTCAGCTACAGGACCTTGGGAATACAAAGGAATGATTATAGATGCAAGTGAAAAAACAAGAGGAAATCATCCGGGAATTATTGATTACAAGGGGAAATCCTATGTTTTTGGACATAGTTATGATTTGTTAAAAAGTGAGACTTCTACCTTTTATGAAAGACGTTCTGTAGATGCTGAACAGCTGGTTTATAACGAAGACGGAACAATTAAAAATTACAGTTATTTCACCAAAGAAGGACCGGAACAAATAGAAACACTCAATCCTTTTAGACGTATAGAAGCAGAAACGATGGCTTGGAGTAAAGGTGTTAAAGCCGATAAAAATAAAGAATCCGGAGTTTATGTAACTCAAATCCATAACGGTGACTTTATTCAGATAAGAGGGGTTGATTTTGCAAAAGGCGCTAAAAAAATAGAGCTTATTGCAGCCTCTTTAAACGGAGGAACAATTGAGATACGTCTGGATAATGTTGATGGTGATATCATTGGTATCAGTAAAATAGAAAATACGGGTGGAGGACAAAATTGGAAAACATTCAAAACTAAAGTAAAAAAAGTAAATGGCGTACATGATTTGTTTTTTGTTTTTAAAGGAGAGCAAGGAGAATTATTCAATTTTGACGCATGGAAATTCAGTAAATAA
- a CDS encoding glycoside hydrolase family 97 protein: MRNIFFLCCFIIFSAAYSQNTMSVSSPNGDLTLKVLINDGTAFYSVAYKGGIVLEDSPLGLITNAGDFTTNMNFVSSTTAKVEETYHQTKIKQSKVNYNANTLNCVFSNAKQQKIAVLFQVSDNNIAFRYELPAWGDTKVCVVSEEKTGFKFPSSTTTFLSPMMRPMTGFARTAPSYESGYEADAPLSKTTSSEGYVFPGLFNLANKAWILLSETGVSSLYTASHLSGYKNGIYTVEYPNPKQNNGFGSSGAQISLPGVTPWRTITVGETLKPIVETTIPFDVVKPLYKPSQEYKMGRGSWSWIVWQDNSMNYEDQVKYIDLAAAMKFEYILIDAWWDDRIGYDKMKELIKYAKSKNVEVFLWYNSNGTVNDAFQTPLNKMNTAIARKNEMKWLKEAGVKGLKVDFFGGDKQETMKLYEDILSDANDYGLMIVFHGATLPRGWEKMYPNFVGSEAVVASEMLIFSQDVREKEAYFASLHPFIRNAVGSMEFGGVLLNKFLNKGNTKGQERLTTDAFQLATSVLFQNPVQMFGLTPNNLTDVPAFELDFLRKVPTTWDETVFIDGYPGKYSVVARRQEQKWYVAGVNAEKTAKVLKLKLPMLAGQTITMYNDKADKETYTTNLKVSKNGELSITIQPNGGVVITN; this comes from the coding sequence ATGAGAAATATATTTTTTTTATGCTGCTTCATCATTTTTTCAGCAGCTTATTCACAAAACACAATGTCGGTTTCCAGTCCTAATGGAGACCTGACATTAAAGGTGTTAATCAACGACGGAACGGCTTTTTATTCCGTTGCTTACAAGGGAGGAATTGTATTAGAAGATTCTCCACTAGGATTAATTACTAATGCTGGTGATTTTACAACTAATATGAATTTTGTGAGTTCAACTACGGCAAAAGTAGAGGAAACTTACCATCAGACTAAGATCAAACAATCAAAAGTAAATTATAATGCCAATACTTTGAACTGTGTATTTTCGAATGCCAAGCAACAAAAAATAGCAGTTTTGTTTCAGGTAAGTGATAATAATATTGCTTTTAGATATGAGCTTCCGGCATGGGGAGATACTAAAGTATGTGTGGTTTCTGAAGAAAAAACAGGATTTAAATTTCCGTCATCAACAACAACTTTTCTTTCTCCGATGATGCGACCAATGACAGGATTTGCCCGTACTGCACCAAGTTATGAAAGCGGTTACGAAGCGGATGCTCCATTGAGTAAAACCACATCTTCTGAAGGTTATGTGTTTCCGGGACTTTTCAATTTAGCCAATAAAGCCTGGATTTTGTTATCCGAAACAGGAGTGAGTAGTTTGTATACCGCATCCCATTTAAGTGGGTATAAAAACGGTATATACACTGTAGAGTATCCCAATCCGAAACAAAATAATGGTTTTGGAAGTTCGGGAGCACAAATAAGTCTTCCCGGAGTAACACCCTGGCGAACAATCACTGTAGGAGAAACACTAAAACCTATTGTTGAAACTACCATTCCTTTTGATGTTGTAAAACCACTTTACAAGCCTTCACAAGAGTATAAAATGGGACGCGGTAGCTGGAGCTGGATTGTATGGCAGGACAATAGTATGAACTATGAAGATCAGGTAAAATATATTGATCTGGCTGCTGCTATGAAGTTTGAATATATTTTGATTGATGCCTGGTGGGATGATAGAATTGGTTATGACAAAATGAAAGAATTAATTAAGTATGCTAAATCTAAAAATGTTGAGGTATTCTTATGGTATAATTCTAATGGTACTGTTAATGATGCTTTTCAGACTCCGCTCAATAAAATGAATACCGCTATTGCCCGAAAAAACGAAATGAAGTGGCTTAAAGAAGCAGGTGTAAAAGGATTGAAAGTGGATTTCTTTGGAGGAGATAAACAAGAGACTATGAAACTGTATGAAGATATTCTTTCAGATGCTAATGATTATGGTTTAATGATTGTTTTTCATGGTGCAACATTACCTCGTGGTTGGGAAAAAATGTATCCTAATTTTGTAGGAAGTGAAGCTGTAGTAGCCTCTGAAATGTTAATTTTTTCGCAGGATGTACGTGAAAAAGAAGCTTATTTTGCGTCATTACATCCTTTTATTCGAAATGCAGTAGGAAGTATGGAATTTGGAGGCGTATTATTAAATAAATTTCTAAACAAAGGAAATACAAAAGGACAAGAACGATTGACTACTGATGCTTTTCAATTAGCAACTTCGGTTCTTTTTCAAAATCCTGTTCAGATGTTTGGTCTGACTCCTAATAATTTGACTGATGTACCTGCTTTTGAATTGGATTTTTTAAGAAAGGTTCCAACCACATGGGATGAAACAGTTTTTATAGACGGATATCCGGGCAAATACAGTGTTGTAGCCCGAAGACAGGAACAAAAATGGTATGTAGCAGGTGTAAATGCCGAGAAAACAGCTAAAGTTTTAAAACTAAAATTACCTATGCTTGCTGGTCAAACGATCACGATGTATAATGATAAAGCGGATAAAGAAACGTATACCACTAATTTAAAAGTTTCTAAAAATGGAGAATTGTCTATAACAATACAACCTAATGGAGGAGTTGTAATAACCAATTAG
- a CDS encoding glycoside hydrolase family 43 protein, with amino-acid sequence MKQPYKIVAILITILNCTIGEAQNPIVQTNYTADPAPMVYNGKVYLYTSHDEDDSTWFTMNDWRLYTTDDMVNWTDHGAVLSYKEFDWAKMNAWAPQCIERKGKFYMYVPITDRQGKNGIGVAVANSPYGPFIDPLGKPLVSNSNADIDPTVFIDDDGQAYLFWGNPVCYYVKLNEDMISYKGEIQQISNTIEAFGKREGKVNEQRPTTYEEGPWLYKRNNLYYLFFAAGPISEHIGYSTSKNITGPWKYQGVVMPTQGGSFTNHPGVIDFKGKSYFFYHNGALPGGGGFTRSVSVEELKFNKDGSIVQMNMTEGIKQSLSPLNPFTKTEAETIAWSEGVKSMKNDVVGNFITAKYNNAYTKVKEVDFRQEGASKFTARIGTTHNSNVTMEVRLDSKEGELIGTVNVPMTGGNDRWVLQTIDIKKVSGIHDVYFVFKGKAQKDIMYFDYWKFSK; translated from the coding sequence ATGAAACAACCTTATAAAATAGTAGCAATACTTATTACCATTTTAAATTGTACAATAGGAGAAGCACAAAATCCTATTGTACAAACCAATTATACTGCCGATCCGGCTCCTATGGTTTATAATGGCAAAGTGTATTTATATACCAGTCATGATGAAGATGATTCTACCTGGTTTACAATGAACGATTGGCGATTGTATACCACCGACGATATGGTCAATTGGACTGATCATGGTGCTGTATTGTCTTATAAAGAATTCGATTGGGCAAAAATGAACGCTTGGGCACCACAATGTATAGAGCGAAAAGGAAAGTTTTATATGTATGTTCCCATAACTGATCGTCAGGGAAAGAACGGTATTGGAGTTGCTGTTGCTAATAGTCCTTATGGACCATTTATTGATCCGTTAGGAAAACCTTTAGTTTCAAATAGTAATGCCGATATTGATCCTACTGTATTTATAGATGATGATGGACAAGCTTATTTATTTTGGGGAAATCCGGTGTGTTATTATGTAAAGTTAAATGAAGACATGATTTCTTATAAAGGTGAAATCCAACAAATTTCGAATACAATTGAAGCATTTGGCAAGCGTGAAGGAAAAGTAAATGAACAAAGACCAACTACTTATGAAGAAGGACCGTGGTTGTACAAACGCAATAATCTTTACTATTTATTTTTTGCAGCAGGACCTATTTCGGAGCATATTGGGTATTCAACCAGTAAAAACATAACTGGACCGTGGAAATATCAAGGAGTTGTAATGCCTACACAAGGAGGTTCTTTTACGAATCATCCGGGAGTTATTGATTTTAAGGGAAAAAGTTATTTTTTCTATCATAATGGAGCATTACCGGGAGGTGGAGGTTTCACCCGTTCTGTAAGTGTTGAAGAACTTAAATTTAATAAAGACGGTTCGATCGTGCAAATGAATATGACCGAAGGAATTAAACAAAGTTTAAGTCCGTTAAATCCTTTTACTAAAACGGAAGCAGAAACTATTGCCTGGTCAGAAGGTGTGAAGTCGATGAAAAATGATGTAGTTGGTAATTTTATTACAGCAAAATATAATAATGCTTATACCAAAGTCAAAGAGGTAGATTTTCGTCAAGAGGGAGCTTCAAAATTTACAGCCCGAATCGGTACAACGCATAATAGTAATGTAACTATGGAGGTACGATTGGACAGTAAAGAAGGAGAGTTAATTGGAACTGTAAATGTTCCAATGACAGGAGGAAATGACAGATGGGTATTACAGACAATTGATATAAAAAAAGTATCCGGAATTCATGATGTCTATTTCGTTTTTAAAGGGAAAGCCCAAAAGGATATTATGTATTTTGATTATTGGAAATTCTCAAAATAA
- a CDS encoding glycoside hydrolase family 43 protein — protein sequence MKKTKVLLLLSVVLLSVTGANSQNKPKNNPPLFSNFSYQGNDQVYIDNPLKSDEFYTPILQGCYPDPAITRKGDDYYMVCSSFAMFPGVPIFHSKDLVNWTDLGGVLNDVTQFNPHDTGISAGVYAPGITYNPHNDTFYMIVTAFSGGLNNIIVKTKDPKKGWGNPIKLGFGGIDPSIFFDDNGKGYIVHNDAPDNGKERYNGHRVIKIWEYDVENDKVIPGTDKIIVDGGVDPAKNPIWIEAPHLYKKDGKYFLMCAEGGTGGNHTEVIFKSDSPKGPFIPAPSNPILTQKYFGRDRKNKVDWAGHADLVKGPGDKYYGVFLAVRPNEKNRVNTGRETFMLPVDWSGEFPVFENGLIPLEPKMKMPQGATENKTGKEGFFPNGNFTFNDNFTSNKLDNRWIGLRGPREKFIAITKKGLQINPFETNIKELKPTSTLFYRQQHNRFSLTTTIDYKPKSDKDLAGVVALQNEGSNYVFGITMKDKDYYVVLQKNQKTRRDAAINSTIVASAKIDLKKPVQLQMKANGDDYEFAYSVNGTDFVNVGGIVSGDILSTDVAGGFTGCLLGLYATSTNDARP from the coding sequence ATGAAAAAAACAAAAGTCTTACTATTATTAAGCGTTGTTTTGTTATCTGTAACTGGAGCAAACAGCCAAAATAAACCAAAAAATAATCCTCCTTTATTTTCTAATTTCAGCTATCAAGGAAACGATCAGGTGTATATAGATAATCCATTAAAATCTGATGAGTTTTATACTCCTATTTTACAAGGATGTTATCCTGATCCGGCCATCACTAGAAAAGGGGACGATTATTACATGGTATGTTCTTCATTTGCCATGTTTCCGGGTGTGCCTATTTTTCACTCTAAAGATTTGGTCAACTGGACTGACCTGGGAGGAGTATTGAATGATGTTACGCAATTCAATCCTCATGACACCGGAATTAGTGCTGGAGTTTATGCGCCTGGAATTACTTATAATCCTCATAATGATACATTCTATATGATTGTAACGGCATTTTCAGGAGGTTTAAACAATATTATTGTAAAAACAAAAGATCCTAAAAAAGGTTGGGGGAATCCAATAAAATTAGGTTTTGGAGGTATCGATCCTTCTATTTTCTTTGATGATAACGGTAAAGGTTATATCGTTCATAATGATGCTCCGGATAATGGGAAAGAGCGTTACAATGGACATCGTGTGATTAAAATTTGGGAATATGATGTGGAAAATGATAAAGTAATTCCGGGAACTGACAAGATTATTGTTGATGGAGGAGTAGATCCTGCTAAAAATCCAATTTGGATTGAAGCACCACATCTTTATAAGAAAGACGGAAAATATTTTTTAATGTGTGCTGAAGGTGGTACTGGAGGCAATCATACTGAGGTTATCTTTAAAAGTGATAGTCCAAAAGGACCATTTATTCCTGCACCAAGCAATCCAATTCTAACACAAAAGTATTTTGGAAGAGACAGAAAAAACAAAGTCGATTGGGCTGGTCATGCCGATTTGGTTAAAGGACCTGGAGACAAATATTATGGTGTTTTCTTAGCGGTTAGACCAAACGAAAAAAATAGGGTAAATACCGGTCGTGAAACTTTTATGCTGCCTGTAGATTGGTCTGGTGAATTTCCAGTTTTCGAAAATGGATTGATTCCATTGGAACCAAAAATGAAAATGCCACAAGGAGCTACTGAAAACAAAACAGGTAAGGAAGGATTCTTCCCGAATGGTAATTTCACTTTCAATGATAATTTCACATCAAACAAATTGGATAATCGTTGGATTGGTCTAAGAGGACCTCGTGAAAAATTTATAGCAATTACTAAAAAAGGATTACAAATTAATCCGTTTGAAACCAATATAAAAGAGTTAAAACCTACATCTACGTTGTTTTATCGCCAACAGCATAATAGATTTTCATTGACAACAACTATTGATTACAAACCAAAATCAGACAAAGATTTAGCAGGTGTTGTAGCCTTGCAAAATGAAGGTTCTAATTATGTTTTTGGAATTACCATGAAGGATAAAGACTATTATGTAGTGCTGCAAAAAAATCAGAAAACAAGAAGAGATGCCGCAATAAATTCTACAATTGTGGCAAGTGCAAAAATAGATCTTAAAAAACCGGTTCAGCTTCAAATGAAAGCAAATGGAGATGATTATGAATTTGCTTATTCTGTCAACGGAACTGATTTTGTTAATGTAGGAGGAATTGTTTCCGGAGATATTTTATCAACGGATGTTGCAGGTGGATTTACAGGTTGTTTATTAGGATTGTATGCTACTTCAACTAATGATGCACGACCATAA
- a CDS encoding SGNH/GDSL hydrolase family protein, producing the protein MYKRYTSWLLFFYLLILFSGCQSQRLSNNKSSWVGSWATAQQLVEPHNVPPSPGLTNNTLRQIIRVSIGGKNIRLHFSNLFSDESTVLESVTVANVVDAAMIDGQSLKQLTFGGKSSVTIEAKTDVFSDAFDFPLQAGQLLAITIHYGKTASKISGHPGSRTTSFLLEGDHSKNVNFSGAIKTDHWYTIMGVDVMASKKTNAIVCLGNSITDGRGSGTNKQNRWTDILSERLLANHATNTIGVLNLGIGGNCVLRGGLGPTGLERFDRDVLSQNGVKWLILLEGINDIGGIRKAEDATVRANELIEAYKVMISKAHAKGIKVYGCTILPFKKSFYDADFKQEARSIVNEWIRSGKSFDAVIDFDKVMESNTESQTILPDMHDNDFLHPNEKGYRRLGEAIDLGLFKI; encoded by the coding sequence ATGTATAAACGATATACAAGTTGGCTCTTATTTTTTTATTTACTGATTCTTTTTTCAGGATGTCAATCACAACGCTTATCAAATAATAAGTCAAGTTGGGTTGGAAGTTGGGCTACAGCACAACAACTAGTTGAACCACATAATGTACCTCCAAGTCCCGGACTTACAAATAATACCTTACGACAAATTATTAGAGTTTCTATAGGAGGTAAAAATATAAGGTTACATTTTTCCAATTTATTTAGTGATGAATCTACAGTTTTAGAATCGGTAACTGTTGCTAATGTTGTTGATGCTGCTATGATTGATGGTCAATCGCTTAAGCAACTTACTTTTGGCGGAAAATCATCAGTGACTATTGAAGCGAAAACGGATGTTTTTTCAGACGCATTTGATTTTCCATTACAAGCAGGTCAATTATTAGCTATTACAATTCATTATGGTAAAACAGCTTCGAAAATATCAGGTCATCCTGGATCTCGAACCACATCATTTCTTTTAGAAGGGGATCATAGTAAGAATGTCAATTTTTCTGGTGCAATTAAAACCGATCATTGGTATACCATAATGGGAGTCGATGTTATGGCTTCCAAAAAAACAAATGCTATTGTTTGCTTGGGAAATTCAATAACAGATGGGAGAGGTTCAGGAACGAATAAGCAAAATAGATGGACGGATATTTTGTCCGAACGATTATTAGCCAATCATGCTACAAATACTATAGGTGTATTAAATTTAGGTATTGGTGGTAATTGTGTTTTGAGAGGAGGTTTAGGTCCAACAGGATTAGAGCGTTTTGACAGGGATGTACTTTCTCAAAATGGAGTTAAATGGTTGATTCTTTTAGAAGGAATTAATGATATTGGAGGTATTCGAAAAGCAGAAGACGCAACTGTAAGAGCTAATGAACTCATTGAAGCTTATAAGGTAATGATAAGCAAAGCCCATGCTAAAGGAATAAAAGTGTACGGATGTACCATTTTACCTTTTAAAAAATCATTTTATGATGCCGATTTTAAACAAGAAGCCAGAAGTATTGTAAATGAATGGATACGATCTGGCAAGAGTTTTGACGCGGTTATTGATTTTGATAAAGTGATGGAATCAAATACAGAATCACAGACTATTTTACCTGATATGCATGATAACGATTTTTTACATCCTAATGAAAAAGGTTATCGTCGTTTAGGAGAGGCAATTGATCTGGGATTATTTAAAATTTAA